One stretch of Jiangella gansuensis DSM 44835 DNA includes these proteins:
- a CDS encoding FGGY-family carbohydrate kinase, producing MSELVLGIDIGTASSKGVLATVDGEVVAVEVVEHETARPRRGWVEHDADGVWWSDVCELSRRLTGAVDAARIQAVCVSGIGPTVLAADADGVPLRPAILYGVDTRAVGEAAELSARLGDDAVLDRCGSRLSSQSAGPKLAWLRRHEPEVWARTRYFFMANSYVVHRLTGQYVLDHHSANQAQPLYDRRRGEWIEEWADVVAPGLELPRLLWPAEIAGTVTADAAAVTGLRAGTPVAAGTIDAWAEAESVDVRHPGDVMIMYGSTMFFIAVTSAPVAAANLWGTVGQHAGLHTLAGGMASSGSVTGWFRSLTGDRPYESLVADAAAVGAGADGLLALPYFDGERTPFADPDARGVIAGLTLRHGPGHVYRALLEATAFGVRHNLEAFAAAGVTPSRVVAVGGGTKGDLWTRIVSSVAGVTQEVPAVTVGASYGDAKLAAVAVGAAERDTRWSGGGITVEPDPADAARYDKLYPLYRSLHERTSDIQHALATRA from the coding sequence ATGAGCGAACTCGTCCTGGGCATCGACATCGGGACGGCCAGCAGCAAGGGCGTCCTCGCCACCGTCGACGGCGAGGTGGTCGCCGTCGAGGTCGTGGAGCACGAGACGGCGCGCCCGCGGCGGGGCTGGGTCGAGCACGACGCCGACGGCGTGTGGTGGTCCGACGTGTGCGAGCTCAGCCGCAGGCTGACCGGAGCCGTCGACGCAGCCCGTATCCAGGCCGTCTGCGTCAGCGGCATCGGCCCGACGGTGCTGGCCGCGGACGCCGACGGCGTACCGCTGCGGCCGGCCATCCTGTACGGCGTCGACACCCGAGCCGTCGGGGAAGCCGCCGAGCTGTCGGCGCGGCTGGGCGACGACGCCGTCCTCGACCGGTGCGGTTCGCGGCTGTCGTCGCAGTCGGCCGGGCCCAAGCTGGCCTGGCTGCGCCGCCACGAGCCCGAGGTGTGGGCACGCACCCGCTACTTCTTCATGGCCAACAGCTACGTCGTCCACCGGCTGACGGGGCAGTACGTGCTGGACCACCACTCGGCCAACCAGGCGCAGCCGCTGTACGACCGGCGCCGCGGCGAGTGGATCGAGGAGTGGGCCGACGTCGTCGCGCCCGGGCTGGAGCTCCCGCGGCTGCTCTGGCCGGCCGAGATCGCCGGCACCGTCACCGCCGACGCCGCGGCCGTCACCGGGTTGCGGGCCGGCACGCCGGTCGCCGCCGGGACCATCGACGCCTGGGCGGAGGCCGAGAGCGTCGATGTTCGGCACCCCGGCGACGTCATGATCATGTACGGCTCCACGATGTTCTTCATCGCGGTCACGTCCGCACCGGTCGCCGCCGCCAACCTGTGGGGCACCGTCGGCCAGCACGCCGGCCTGCACACCCTTGCCGGCGGCATGGCCAGCTCCGGCTCCGTCACCGGCTGGTTCCGATCGCTCACGGGGGACCGGCCGTACGAGTCGCTGGTCGCGGACGCGGCCGCCGTCGGTGCCGGTGCCGACGGGCTGCTCGCGCTGCCGTACTTCGACGGCGAGCGCACGCCGTTCGCCGACCCCGACGCGCGCGGCGTCATCGCGGGCCTCACCCTGCGGCACGGCCCGGGCCACGTCTACCGTGCGCTGCTGGAGGCGACCGCGTTCGGCGTGCGGCACAACCTGGAGGCCTTCGCGGCCGCCGGGGTGACGCCGTCGCGCGTAGTCGCCGTGGGCGGCGGCACCAAGGGCGACCTGTGGACCCGCATCGTCAGCAGCGTCGCCGGCGTGACGCAGGAGGTGCCGGCGGTCACGGTTGGTGCGTCCTACGGCGACGCCAAGTTGGCCGCCGTCGCCGTCGGAGCCGCCGAGCGGGATACCCGGTGGAGCGGCGGCGGCATCACCGTCGAGCCCGACCCAGCCGACGCGGCGCGGTACGACAAGCTCTACCCCCTGTACCGAAGCCTGCACGAGCGGACCAGCGACATCCAGCACGCACTGGCCACCAGAGCGTGA
- a CDS encoding tetratricopeptide repeat protein, translating to MARRLQGTGENAATVVGADVGVDADRRWTLERLALELRSMRSAAGHPSYAEIARRIAAHRAGRGVPPAERRPARATVYDCFRTDRRRVDVDLVVDIVRALGASESECAWWVRACSAAQRQADAATVVSVHADLPAAVDEFVGRDRAVDLIVSSGAAGTGPRLFSIEGLAGAGKTQLAVRAARRLVDRGDVDAAIVADLRGFDRDSPPADPYAVMAACLRVLGVPARQIPADSQRRSALFAERLRDRRCVVILDDAADADQVRPLLPDAHDGVVLITSRTAVSELIGAVPVALGALSTDESVSLLRQVAGAELVEADPDAAADLVEESGGLPLAVGLTATRVAARPGWSLRDHVAVLRERRRTLRLDDAVRASLDLSYSALPASARAVVRLLAVHPCDDLDLPSIAALTGRELADVRGDVDDLTRHHLLDQPRPGRYAMHALVRTYALDRSHDEDRPADRRDAMLRLCDHVAAMVWGAYHASHRAEGEGPRRHPARLTVPALSEDDARTWLSANLATILTLAGHGSDTGRDGLVVELSEGAASWLNTFGHYREARLLHQMALDHATTAGDRPAAARARLDLGMTLVRLSENALGSRQLHRALNVFDDMGDVRGAGVAMNALAIIDVHEGRLDDAIERFQRAGEYARAAGDGVGIATALDNTAIVLRRAGRLDEAAHHHELGLQQAELIGDTYRVSTGMINLAEVQLLLDRPEDALTSAGRGLELARALANAPAIAYGNDNLATVLSTLGDHAAALTHYEEALALSRDIGDRHLEAGVLNNIGTASFKLGDVERARSHHSDALIVSSGIDDDFEKARALGGLGAVLAAGDDVDEARRMWTDSLAIFERLGAPEATDIRDCLNRFHERPEA from the coding sequence GTGGCGCGGCGGCTACAGGGGACGGGCGAGAACGCTGCCACCGTCGTCGGAGCCGATGTCGGCGTCGATGCCGACCGTCGTTGGACACTGGAGCGCCTGGCGCTGGAACTGCGGTCGATGCGCTCGGCGGCCGGCCATCCCTCATACGCCGAGATCGCGCGGCGAATTGCCGCGCACCGCGCTGGCAGGGGAGTGCCGCCAGCCGAACGCAGACCCGCCAGGGCCACCGTCTACGACTGCTTCCGCACTGATCGTCGCCGCGTCGACGTCGACCTCGTGGTCGACATCGTGCGGGCGCTCGGCGCGTCCGAGTCGGAGTGTGCCTGGTGGGTTCGTGCGTGCAGCGCGGCCCAGCGCCAGGCCGACGCGGCGACCGTCGTCTCCGTGCATGCGGACCTCCCGGCTGCCGTCGACGAGTTCGTGGGTCGCGACCGTGCAGTCGACCTCATCGTGAGCTCCGGCGCGGCGGGCACCGGCCCCCGGCTGTTCTCGATCGAGGGCCTGGCAGGCGCTGGGAAGACCCAGCTGGCCGTCCGAGCCGCGCGCCGGCTCGTCGACCGGGGCGACGTGGACGCCGCTATCGTCGCGGACTTGCGCGGCTTCGACCGCGACAGCCCGCCGGCGGACCCGTACGCCGTCATGGCGGCCTGCCTGCGCGTCCTCGGCGTCCCCGCCCGGCAGATCCCGGCCGACAGCCAGCGACGGTCTGCCCTTTTCGCCGAACGGCTGCGGGATCGCAGGTGTGTCGTGATTCTCGACGATGCCGCTGACGCCGACCAGGTACGCCCGCTCCTGCCGGACGCCCACGATGGCGTCGTGCTGATCACCAGCCGGACCGCGGTGAGCGAGCTCATCGGCGCGGTCCCGGTGGCGCTCGGAGCTCTGTCCACCGACGAGTCGGTGAGCCTGCTCCGGCAGGTGGCCGGAGCGGAGTTGGTCGAAGCGGATCCGGATGCCGCCGCTGACCTCGTCGAAGAATCCGGGGGCTTGCCCCTGGCGGTCGGCCTGACCGCCACCCGGGTCGCGGCACGGCCCGGGTGGTCGCTGAGGGACCATGTGGCCGTCCTGCGCGAGCGGCGCCGCACGCTCCGTCTCGACGACGCCGTCCGGGCCTCGCTCGACCTGTCGTACTCGGCCCTGCCTGCCTCCGCCCGCGCGGTGGTCCGCCTGCTGGCCGTGCATCCGTGCGACGACCTCGACCTGCCCTCGATCGCCGCTCTCACCGGGCGCGAACTCGCCGACGTGCGCGGGGACGTCGACGATCTCACCCGCCACCACCTGCTCGACCAGCCGCGCCCAGGCCGGTACGCCATGCACGCACTGGTACGGACCTATGCCCTGGACCGTTCGCACGATGAGGACCGGCCCGCGGATCGGCGAGACGCCATGCTTCGACTGTGTGACCACGTCGCCGCCATGGTGTGGGGTGCGTATCACGCTTCTCACCGGGCCGAGGGCGAAGGGCCGCGACGGCACCCCGCGCGGCTCACGGTGCCCGCTCTGAGCGAGGACGACGCCCGCACCTGGCTGTCCGCCAATCTCGCGACCATTTTGACGCTGGCCGGGCACGGGAGCGACACCGGTCGTGACGGCCTGGTCGTCGAGCTGTCCGAGGGCGCCGCCTCGTGGCTCAACACGTTCGGGCATTACCGCGAGGCACGGCTGCTGCATCAGATGGCGCTGGACCACGCAACGACAGCCGGCGACCGCCCGGCCGCGGCGCGGGCACGGCTCGACCTGGGGATGACCCTGGTCAGGCTCAGCGAGAACGCACTGGGCAGCCGCCAGCTCCACCGGGCTCTGAACGTGTTCGACGACATGGGCGACGTCAGGGGCGCCGGGGTGGCGATGAATGCCCTGGCGATCATCGACGTCCACGAGGGCCGGCTCGACGACGCGATCGAACGGTTCCAACGTGCTGGTGAGTACGCCCGCGCCGCCGGCGACGGCGTCGGTATCGCCACCGCACTGGACAACACCGCGATCGTGCTGCGCCGAGCCGGCCGGCTCGACGAAGCCGCCCACCACCACGAACTCGGACTCCAGCAGGCAGAACTGATCGGCGACACGTATCGCGTGTCCACCGGGATGATCAATCTGGCCGAGGTGCAGCTGCTGCTCGACCGGCCCGAGGACGCCCTCACGTCGGCCGGCCGTGGCCTCGAGCTCGCTCGCGCTCTGGCCAATGCGCCGGCGATCGCCTACGGCAACGACAACCTGGCCACTGTCCTCTCGACGCTGGGTGATCACGCCGCCGCCCTGACTCACTACGAGGAGGCGCTGGCGCTGAGCCGGGACATCGGAGACAGGCACCTCGAGGCGGGCGTGCTCAACAACATCGGCACGGCCAGCTTCAAGCTTGGGGACGTGGAGCGAGCCCGCAGCCATCACAGCGACGCGCTGATCGTGAGCTCCGGCATCGACGACGATTTCGAGAAG
- a CDS encoding L-fucose/L-arabinose isomerase family protein, whose protein sequence is MARIGVLTISDGRDFVHRDIADWARSSEDAIVTALEGAGHEVVRAPELVSTNELATSQARLVAESRPDLTIFNYSVWAFPHFSMLAADSTPGPLVLLSNIDPVQPGMVGMLAAGGALDQIGRVHGRVWGDVADPATLERLLVHVRAAQAVGGLRGSTFGRFGGRPMGMYTAVANTDQWLSTFGVDVEEIDQWEIVRRSELVSSTRAREGREWLEKHANVHYDGKQLTPEVLERQIRSYHAVRELIDEWNLDFSGIKGQPELTTHFTTMDITEAFLNDPYDWEGPKPTHVTATESDMDAALTMQILKLISGDPVLFADVRHYHADRDIWDLANSGQHATWYAARSDDPAENLRRVHLYPEVFFFPAGGASVHHIAAPGDMTLARLTRHSGRYRMQVVRGAFEDYGDEVNESLARQSTFEWPHAFTRMEVPADEFLSRFGANHIHAVPGDYVAELKQVCRLLDVDFEPLGR, encoded by the coding sequence GTGGCGCGTATCGGTGTGTTGACGATCTCCGACGGCCGAGACTTCGTCCATCGCGACATCGCGGATTGGGCACGGTCGTCGGAGGATGCCATCGTCACGGCCCTGGAGGGTGCCGGGCACGAGGTGGTGCGCGCGCCGGAGCTGGTGAGCACCAACGAGCTGGCCACCAGCCAGGCCCGTCTCGTCGCGGAATCGCGCCCGGACCTGACCATCTTCAACTACTCCGTCTGGGCCTTCCCGCACTTCTCCATGCTGGCCGCCGACTCCACGCCGGGCCCCCTGGTGCTGCTGTCGAACATCGACCCGGTGCAGCCGGGCATGGTCGGCATGCTGGCAGCCGGCGGCGCGTTGGACCAGATCGGCCGGGTGCACGGCCGGGTCTGGGGCGACGTCGCCGACCCGGCCACACTGGAACGCCTGCTGGTGCACGTGCGTGCCGCCCAGGCGGTCGGCGGCCTGAGGGGCAGCACGTTCGGCCGGTTCGGTGGCCGCCCGATGGGCATGTACACCGCCGTCGCGAACACCGACCAGTGGCTGTCGACCTTCGGCGTCGATGTCGAGGAGATCGACCAGTGGGAGATCGTGCGGCGGTCCGAGCTGGTGTCGTCCACCCGGGCCAGGGAAGGCCGGGAATGGCTGGAGAAGCACGCCAACGTCCACTACGACGGCAAGCAGCTCACGCCCGAGGTGCTCGAGCGGCAGATCCGCTCCTACCACGCCGTCCGAGAGCTCATCGACGAGTGGAACCTCGACTTCTCCGGCATCAAGGGCCAGCCGGAGCTGACCACGCACTTCACCACCATGGACATCACCGAGGCGTTCCTCAACGACCCCTACGACTGGGAGGGTCCGAAGCCGACCCATGTCACGGCGACGGAGTCGGACATGGACGCCGCGCTGACCATGCAGATCCTCAAGCTGATCTCCGGTGACCCGGTGCTGTTCGCCGACGTGCGGCACTACCACGCCGACCGCGACATCTGGGATCTCGCCAACTCCGGCCAGCACGCCACCTGGTACGCCGCCCGCAGCGACGACCCGGCCGAGAACCTGCGCCGGGTTCACCTCTACCCGGAGGTGTTCTTCTTCCCAGCAGGCGGGGCGTCCGTGCACCACATCGCGGCGCCGGGCGACATGACGCTGGCCCGGCTGACCCGGCACAGCGGCCGCTACCGCATGCAGGTGGTGCGCGGCGCGTTCGAGGACTACGGCGACGAGGTCAACGAGTCCTTGGCCCGCCAGTCGACGTTCGAGTGGCCGCACGCGTTCACCCGGATGGAGGTCCCGGCCGACGAGTTCCTGTCCCGGTTCGGCGCCAACCACATCCACGCCGTCCCGGGCGACTACGTGGCCGAGCTGAAGCAGGTGTGCAGGCTGCTCGACGTCGACTTCGAGCCCCTGGGCCGCTGA
- a CDS encoding ABC transporter substrate-binding protein, translating into MPPPPATPPAGPLSRRRFLGLTAGLTSSVALPSMLSGCGGTASASAPLQFWNFYAPAPNEDPVVIARAAWMQDTVDRWNAENEQQIELVYAPVLGSQKLGTAFSAGEGPDIFLISPGDIARYLNGNVLADLTPHLSQEAIDDFYPDNLATRMVGDRVYALPMEIEPLALFYNREAFQRAGLSEGDLPATWDDLLSVTDRLLSAGEGGFVVPTAQDYYQNFVWYPWMWQGGGEVVDGSRSGFDSPAAVNALRLWKDAVEEGLTPRVPPASDDIVTSFGEGYASIWQTGIWAIQDFERKAPDFDYGVIPLPVPDGGEPATVLGGWAFAANALGRNPDEAARFCAWALGSMDDDGIARVANWCTDAKRDISPRRSSLEDGSQAGGYDSEHMRLFRDEIFPTGRGEPRYPPVIYKAVSDAIQSCQLAGGDPEDQAATAAQAIDAYLTTYEGVDLA; encoded by the coding sequence GTGCCACCTCCCCCTGCGACACCCCCCGCCGGGCCGCTGTCCCGGCGCCGATTTCTCGGCCTCACCGCGGGCCTGACCAGCTCCGTCGCACTGCCGAGCATGCTGAGCGGCTGCGGCGGCACTGCCTCGGCATCCGCACCGCTGCAGTTCTGGAATTTCTACGCGCCGGCCCCCAACGAGGACCCCGTCGTCATCGCTCGAGCGGCGTGGATGCAGGACACCGTCGACCGCTGGAACGCCGAGAACGAGCAGCAGATCGAGCTGGTCTACGCGCCCGTCCTCGGCAGTCAGAAGCTGGGCACCGCGTTCTCCGCGGGCGAGGGCCCGGACATCTTCCTGATCAGCCCGGGAGACATCGCCCGCTACCTCAACGGGAACGTCCTGGCCGACCTCACCCCGCATCTGAGCCAGGAGGCCATCGACGACTTCTACCCCGACAACCTGGCCACCCGGATGGTGGGCGACCGTGTCTATGCCCTGCCCATGGAGATCGAGCCGCTGGCGCTCTTCTACAACCGCGAGGCGTTCCAGCGAGCAGGACTGTCCGAGGGCGACCTGCCGGCCACCTGGGACGACCTGCTGTCCGTCACCGACCGCCTCCTGTCGGCCGGAGAGGGCGGGTTCGTGGTCCCGACCGCGCAGGACTACTACCAGAACTTCGTCTGGTACCCGTGGATGTGGCAGGGCGGCGGCGAGGTCGTCGACGGCTCCCGCAGCGGCTTCGACTCCCCGGCCGCCGTCAACGCGCTGCGACTGTGGAAGGACGCCGTCGAGGAGGGCCTCACCCCGCGCGTCCCACCGGCCTCCGACGACATCGTCACCTCCTTCGGCGAGGGCTACGCGTCCATCTGGCAGACCGGCATCTGGGCCATCCAGGACTTCGAACGCAAGGCGCCCGACTTCGACTACGGCGTCATCCCGCTACCCGTTCCCGACGGCGGCGAGCCGGCCACCGTCCTGGGTGGCTGGGCCTTCGCCGCCAACGCGCTGGGCCGCAACCCGGACGAAGCGGCCCGGTTCTGCGCCTGGGCGCTGGGCTCCATGGACGACGACGGCATCGCCCGGGTCGCCAACTGGTGCACCGACGCCAAGCGCGACATCTCCCCGCGCCGCAGCAGCCTGGAGGACGGCAGCCAGGCCGGCGGCTACGACAGCGAGCACATGCGCCTGTTCCGCGACGAGATCTTCCCCACCGGCCGCGGCGAGCCACGCTACCCACCGGTCATCTACAAGGCGGTGTCCGACGCCATCCAGTCCTGCCAGCTGGCCGGAGGCGACCCCGAGGACCAGGCGGCCACCGCGGCGCAGGCCATCGATGCCTACCTCACCACGTACGAGGGGGTAGACCTGGCATGA